TTCTTGAGGCATCTTCCATCTTTAGGGTCTtccagttttactttttttcttcttccaggtGGCCAGAGCAGGTCGCTTTGGCACCAAGGGCTTGGCTATCACATTTGTGTCAGATGAGAATGACGCCAAGATTCTTAATGACGTGCAGGACCGCTTTGAGGTCAACATCAGTGAGCTGCCTGATGAGATAGACATCTCCTCCTACAGTGAGTATGGAGCTCAGAAAACTGGCTCCCCCAGCTCTTAGATTTTCCTTGTTCTTATTGTGTATGTCTTGAATCCCTTATGTAGGTAGTGGTCACCTGATGCCTTATTGGTAGCCCTTTGATGACTTCTTGTCCCTTGATCTTTGATACTGATTGGGGtgttttatttactatttttgtggggtctttttttctttcttcaaaggATTTCCTTTCGTACTCCTGAGTCTGTCCTCTCAATCTACATGGTACACAAACATCTTCATGTATGTACCTGTGTTTCTGTGTTGGTTTCCCCTTTGTGTGCCTTATTTTAACTGCCTTGTTTTGTCTTCAGTTGAACAGACGCGGTAGAGGATTCACCCATTCTGGAATGTGACGGTCTATCTCTTCAGGAGAGGACACCAGGTGTGGGGGTGAAGGAGACACTACTGCCACCTGCCCTGAcagcccccacccctccccaagGCTTCCTTCTTTTGCATCACCACCACTCCTAAACCCCATTCCTGATttatcagaattttttttaacaaaactaaaaatgaaaCACAAATGTGTCTGTGGTATCTGTAAGTGCTCCATCCTTTATTGCTTATGGTAAAGTTATTTAGGGCTTAATCCAGGGTAAATTTCTCAGTTCTGAGTACCCTGCTGTAGAATGGGGTCAAAGTGAGAATAAGCCTGCATAGGCCATGGCTCCTCAACTACTTTCCAATTTTTTGGACCCTTATAGAGTTGTCTTCATTTTTTGATGGGCTGGAATGTTTCTGAAAGGGCCCATTGCAGGGTGCTGGGCAGTATTTCTGGTTTTGGAGGGTTATGCGGGCACTTGTGGGAAGCTTAGGCATTTCCTCTCAGGTTCTCTTGGTGTCTCTTCATCTGTTCTTTCAGCTTCTGGATCTTGAGCACTAGGGCCTGGGCTTCCCACGCTCCCCCCTCCCTTCCAGCAGGGCCTGGTACAGCTCCAGCTGCTGCTCCAGCAACTATTCAGCTTGAGTCAGCTCAGCTTTGTGGTGGGGCCAAGGTTCCTGGATGAAGCAGGAATTGGGGGAGGCAGCAGCATCATCCAGGATGGGGGGCTGAGGCACTGGGAAGCTGTGTTGCAGAGTGTGGCTGGAATTAagaattctatcttttttttttaaataccctaTTAGTTTAAAGTCATCTCTGAAGCTGAGGTAGCTTCCTCTATCAAAGACATGCTGGGGGGAAGGGGATTAGGTAGATATCACTGGCTCAGGGGCTGCCTTAAAAAGGTTTATGGATGAGAGGACTAACTGTCCCTCCTCCCTAGGAAATAATTAACTGTTAGATGAGGGGGAAATTCCTGTTCAAGGAGAGAGGGAACCCTGAGATCTAGGTTActgtgggggtgggaaggagttgaGAGTTAAAATTAGGCAAGGAGCTGCAAGGTTTGATGGGTACAGCATAAactggacatttttttttctattccttaCCCGAAtacaaatcattttattttaatataaatcattttatttttttagtttgacataagaccttcattttgtttgtttatttttatgtggtgctaaggatcaagcccagcaccttgcacatgccaggcaagtgctctaccacttagccacaacccccagccccCCCATACAAATCTTGACACACTCCTCCCACCTTTACCACTTACCCTGGCAGGTGACCTCATCTTCCCACCACCTGAGGAGCTGGTCTGTTCTTCCATGCTTTTTTTGGGATTCGGGATCCTTGGGGGCCCAGGGCCCAGGAGGGCAATAGGAGGCAAAGGCGACAGCACTGAGTGATCCAGACCAGAGGGAGGACCATGGCTGGTGAGGCAGGGAGCTGTCTTGAGCTGCCCAATAGCCACTAGGAACTGGCTGTCTTCCAGGCCTTGGCCTCACTTGAGTGCCTGTCCTGCCGAGGGACCCGCCCCTGCCTGACCCTCTTTGCC
This region of Callospermophilus lateralis isolate mCalLat2 chromosome 6, mCalLat2.hap1, whole genome shotgun sequence genomic DNA includes:
- the Mccd1 gene encoding LOW QUALITY PROTEIN: mitochondrial coiled-coil domain protein 1 (The sequence of the model RefSeq protein was modified relative to this genomic sequence to represent the inferred CDS: inserted 2 bases in 2 codons; substituted 1 base at 1 genomic stop codon): MVLPLVWITQCCRLCLLLPSWALGPQGSXNPKKSMEEQTSSSGGGKMRSPAREPWPHHKAELTQAEXLLEQQLELYQALLEGRXGAWEAQALVLKIQKLKEQMKRHQENLRGNA